Genomic window (Pararge aegeria chromosome 22, ilParAegt1.1, whole genome shotgun sequence):
GGTAAAATTGACCTAATGCCGCAGCGTCAAGTAGTCCGCAGTAGTAGCGTAAGTGAtacttgtattattatttttcttttttttttctacataacAAACTCATATTGTGTATTTTGTAACAGTCAtcttataaagtgggtaaataattaaactttttataactataaattcatatttgccggattttttattaaattgattagaattttaacaaatacgctaataatttttatttaatttataattagttttcaagaaacaattacgATTATATTTGATTGACAACCAATAtttatgacattgagttggtgggtatttcttaataaatactattgcattatcgatacacgtAATGATTCCGTCCTGTATGGAATTGAACGATCCAAAAATACCtgccggtgtcttagtcgttatcactttattattaaaaaaactagccTTGCCGGGTtcctttttcaaatattataaacgccGCCCCGTGtcgatcaacctgaggcgtaggtgtaaagcctCATGGCCTGCAACTACACCAGCAATCACACTCTTCTACACTTGACTGACTCCAGTcagcagcattgcaacaatgctgctaagcggcagacatacttccctggacgagctctgtcacaaaaagctactactactatgGATAGCTATAGTGAGATTCAATCTGATTCATAAAATCATGAAGAAATCCGCGAAGcccttatattttattagcctacaaaaaaacaaaacacccgTGACGTGTTACGTTTTCATTATTTCAGCACCTATTTTTTATGCCGATAAAACAGTATTCTTTATCGAGTAAAGGCTTTCTTCTTACGTCACTCCATAAGCAACGTGAAGGAAATGGCAAAAAGAAATATCTCGGATTTTTTGATACCGAAATTGcaataatatatagtatttacaattttaaaatataaatataacctaaaataaactatttaaaaactaaataaaatctaaaacgtcctcgaaaccaccgcagcgaggcacagtttttaagatgctggcagcattgcccctttggatggccaaactaattcgttgaaaATTGCAATTCATATTTTACTAGTTTTTAACTGAGACTTCACTTACGTTTGAATTTGATTGGTTAATTTTTCATCAAATTCCATATCCCTATTATGACCCCTTATAAAATGAATGGAAGTGATAATAGCCTTCGCTACTATAATGGTCTTCGGTTTCACTTTAAATGGACCGAGctcaaatcccagcacacacctccaacttttctgggcgttttaagtaaataaaatatcacttgcttcaacagtgaagaaaaacatcgtgaggaaaattgcatgcctgagagttctcgataatgttctcaaaggcgtgtgaagtttacatTTATGTTCTTTTACATGTTAAAGGTTACATGTACGCCAAATTTCACCCAAATCCATTAAGCCGGTTTTGCGTGATTGATTatcaaacatacacactttcacatttataatattagtaggattcgACATAATATTGCGTAAATTTCATAACAACAGTATTAGAAACAAGAACAaaactcataaaaataatatgaatactAACCACGCGGAGAACTTTCCTCTTAAAACATGAATTACTTTATGAATATTTCCATATATTAAACGAGATTCATATCAATGAATGccaacaattttataatatgtcTTTTAATATATGTCTTAATACCTTTGCAATCACAATTATAACgtatataataagatttaaccgcgtttataaataaatcaagtgAAGTTGCTTCGTATGTTCTTGCttcttataaaacttcgtcaTGTGGAATGGCATACTCGctgtcagcatacgacatgatctcAGGTCTGATGTCATTTTTCTTGAAGTTTTACTTCTAGTAAGCAAAGGTTTTGGGATTAAATAATACTACTGTGTGTTTGTGTACGGAAAGTGCATGCAAATCGCGGCGTTAAATTAGGAAATTCCCTTATAGCATTCTAAATAGAACGGAAATGCAGGTGTGTCATTTTATCGCGCGTGAGTATCAAAAAACTTACCTGTATAATTTTCTCGCGTATTATATTCGCATCAGTCAGtatgtacagtggcgtgcatagagggtatgcacaggatacgcagatgatataaactgaagaaactctccagtacgagttataaaaaacttaaggataggcattgtaagagtaataaaaaacctacttttaagtatttataactcgtactcgtggggattttcttcattttatatcatcagcataccatgtgcataccctctatgcacgccactgagtatgtAACTTCCTTCGACCgaacattattatcattatgtaTGCCCCGTACAtggtacaggtctcctctcagaaagaaaAAGGCtcaggccgtggtccaccaggCTGGCTACGTGCAGATTGGGagacgatggtttccttcacctttaaagcaagtgatatttaatctaaaaagtaaagtaatcCTAAGGtggcctggcagagatcgctacttagcgataaggccgccttttgtatcctactacatacTTTAAGTGTTTGTtcacttttttgtttttctgaacttgatgttTGTACAagtaaagtgtataaataatataaataaatattttaattcgttGCTTCAATTCATCGAGCACGTTACCCCAAAATGTCAGAGATAGCTCGGTCCCTCCGATAGAGAAGTCGAAGCTCTAACTAATATATCATCGCCGCTTCTCaacttacaatatttattttctccGGAGTGAGGTGAAAGGTGAGCGGATAGCTTCAAAGAAGTTGTATGGGGTCAATCATAACTGACCTTTTCTCGAAACGAATCATTGTAAAGATGATACCACAGTATCATCTTTACAATATATAAGCTGCTAAAGTGCACTAAGCAACGGCTCGAGTGAATGAAACTTTATAACTAACGTAATTAAATACTGCGGGTGAGCTGTATGGATTAAGCTTAAATAGGAACCGCGGGAAATTGCAGATAATGAGGCAGAATGGTTAGAGTTGGCATtatgttgtttttaattaatatcccTATATAACCTTATTTAAACCTCTATTTGTATAAGAGTCCACGAGTTCCGCGTCTCAAGTGACTTGCATACTAGTATTAATACCGCGATTAAGGCCGCgtaattgtatacgttgttttgttatacttttcttttttatgtactcttgtggtgtgtaataaaagtatattaaataattaattcattcattcattgatggACGTGAATAGCGCTATTTTATTGCTACTGACACTTTGATCTTCTCTCCCGTGTTCGACAAAAAGGCGAAAAGTTTGCTATAATTATATATGGCACTACGCTACAGGGCTTCCATTAATGTAACATTGTAACTAACGTAATTGAATACAGTGTGTGAGCATAACTAGGAACCGTAGGAAATTGCAGATAATGAGACAAAATGGCTAGAGTTagcattattttgtttttaataaaaatgctataatcttatttaaaacctgtttaagtataaataaattataagtaaggCCGAGTTCCCATCGAACAAGCTACTTGCATGCGAGTAATAGACATACATAGCACTATTTTATTATTGCCACTTGACACTTTAATCTGATCTCGCGTATTAGCCAAATAGGCATAAAgtttgctttaatttttatttgctacAGAGCTTAAATGAATGACACTTTATAACTAACGTAATTGAATACAGTGGTTGAGCTATTTGGCTTAAGCTAGGAACCGCAGGAAATTGCAGATAATGAGGCAAATGGTTAGAGTTGGCATtatgttgttttaaattaatatctaacttgtagtggaaaaagtAAACTCAGCTAACTTTTGTCACGCGATGTGTGTTCGATACACATACAGTGCACTAGATCACAATTTTGTAttcaaacttaaaacataataatatatctatacttaacataataaaaagcaaagattttttgcttgttatttttgtaggtacctaaaaaGCTCCAAAACTACTGGAcagattttaaccatttttttcgaATAGAAAGCTAAATTTTTACAAAGTTACAAAAGATCAATTAATTTTCACAAAAATTAGAGATCCGTAAGAGAATTGCCCGAACCCAAAGTAGAAAAATTTGGAGTTCGCTGTGAATGCTATTGAAGatacataaaagttatgtaattgctttttaatataataaaaaacggtTCTCGCAGGGTTTGTAAAAACAATAGTTAACGTagacgaagtagcgggcaaccGCTGTATACagatttttacaattattataatcttcTTTACAAAACTGTTTTGTACAGAACAAAAGAAGAAAACAATGCATAGCATTGTTTCCTTATTAGATTTAAAAGTTATTGCAGCTCGCCTCCATAAATATGGAAGGAAGTGGAGGCAGGAATatgaagaataataaaattgttgacATACATTGTTCTAAAGCGCACGGTATTACGGTGAAAGTGCTGAGTAAAAAGTTCCAAGTAAAAAGTTCCACGGTACGAGACACTCTGTTCTGCATACGTTTCGTAAagttaaattgtattaaaatgtaCGTATAGTTTAAAGCTGATGCCTGTGAACCGACTTCATTTGACAGTAGGAGCTTAAATTAATATTGGTGTACGCTGCGCTTCCACCCATTACGCTGAAAGAGGTGTACTCGAATCTTTATTTACGTATTAAGTTTCTGTAAGCTAGTCTCGTATCTATAGCGGTGATCGTCCAGTCCTTActtccttattaatattataaatgagaaaatctgtgtgtttgtttgtcgttaTTTTACGTCCTAAGTAACCAATCAGCgtgattttggcatagagttaattgaaagaaCGAAGAGTAATTTAGAAGAGTACTCTTTATTCCACGGGTTCTGTAAAAAGCCGTAATAaacgtaaacgaaaaaaaaaactcgggaAACAACTAATCTTATAACTAATATAtacagctgaagagtttgttcgTTTACTttaacgcgatgatctcaggaactactggtccgatttgaaaactTCTTCCCGTTTTgcatagcccatttatcgaggaggGCTACAAGCTgcatatcatcacgctaagaccaaaagGAGCATAGAACCAATGAATAATGttcgttatgaaaattaagcttaatttgctatactccgcaaaaatcgggagaatctgtatggtgtaatttataatttattcaatccttatactccgcaccaaatGGCAATGTGCCCTcgacgcacgtttcgttccgataccggagcatcctcaggagatgttgattttgcaatgaataattcttaagtTTAGTCAACATCagtcatgtgcgttttttaagtaattaaaaatatcacttgctccgacggtgaaggaaaacatcgtgaggaaacctgcttgctgctttttttttttttcgcgggTAGGTGTTAAATAACAACACACGTTTTTCGTTGTCACTCttcgttttaattttcatttaaatacataatcgtgattaaaagttaaataaatgtattaaaattgtgTTACCTACCAGCTACTATTTCCTATAATAGTTATTTACACTAAATTTCACTTCTACACATTTCATCCTAACctataataatatcacaatGGAATCGATTCAACAAACTGTCACTGAGTTGGGTGAGCACTTTAATCAACGGATGGCTGAATTTCAGCGAAGCCTTCAAAGTTCCATCCCTGCAACTAGCCCCTCATCTAATGTAAATGCGCAGTTCGCTGCCTTTAGAAGTTTCATCCTATCTTCTCTTGAAGCACTTCAGGCGCAAGTTCAGCTTCTCTCAAGACAGCATGATGACATGGAGATGAGATGCAGGAGGAAAATTTTGCTAGTCCATGGTGTGCCAGAGAGCAAGAATGAGAGGGTAGAGGCAGCTATCACCAAGATTCTCTCAGAGCACCTCACTACGGTTTCTATTGACGAGACGTGTATAAGCCGCTGCCACCGCTTAGGAAGCCCCAGATCAGACAAAGCGAGGGCAATCCTCATTAAATTCCGTGACCTATCCATCAGGAATAAAGTGTGGTTTGGTAAGACTTGCTTTAAGAACACTGGGGTCACACTCTCTGAATTCTTGACTAAGGAAAGACATGATGTCTTTATGGCAGCTCGCCAACGTCTTGGCATTGCCAAGTGCTGGACGAAGGATGGCCGGATTGTGGCCATTGGTTCTGATGGGGCACGTAAACATATTCTCACTATGGCTGAGCTAAACATTTTCGCTCCGGAATCTGAAGATCCTGCGCCGGCGCTTAAGGCTGTTGCCTCTACTAGTTCTGCAAGTACGGGACCCAAGATGGTTAAAGTGAACCGGCAGCGGAAAATAGCCAagcgatagttattatattccTCAGAGATCCAGtctgtttttattgtattaggtTGTaattcttgttttgtttgtttttgttttgtttgttttgcaaTCGATTTCCTTTTGTAATTTTCTAAGTGCCTCCATGGTCGCAGTAACTAGTAAGTAATTctcttaatgtttattttttttctacatttacttTGCTTTTGTGCCGGtgtactaataattaatttagtgTATTTATTGTGACAATCACTGTTTAAATAATCAATGTCACCTGTCACTGTCATTCTGGCATCCATGGTCCATAGTCATAATACTTACGTTTCTTTTTACGCTGTTACTGAAAATTattccaatgagtatacaagcacCTTGTATCATactgtattttctttttattttgtttaggatacaaactcaatttttttttttttttttttttaacacttggTGCTTGGAAGCTCAATCTGCATAACATAATTCTTGCAAATATTCTCattatttttaggttatttataggatatttctctttattttgtttttttttttttttcttttattatttaaatattattattttttattttttgttctttattttagAATGTTGCCCAATGATGTAGCAATCTCTTACCTATGTAGCTGTCCGGTAATACAATCTGTGGTTTTCATACACAGTTTTACAAGTAGttaaccatttatttatttttactgtactttatttattttattttttatttatatatattttatattattgttaatatttttaatggtaATTATGAGTCTGAACGTCAGTGTTCATGATAGGTCAGACGACGATTTTTTTACtgcttcatcttcatcatcgccTAATGAGAGCTTTCACAGTATTTCAGCTCCACTTAGTTCCCTTCTCGACTCTACTTTCTCTCCTCTTCCTAAAAACTTCAATGTCGTTCATATTAATGCTCAAAGCATTCCCTCACACTTCACGGATCTGTTAGATACgtttgataacaaaaatattcatgctatACTCGTCTCCGAAACATTTCTCAAACCCAGTCTTCCATCTACTTCCTACTCTTTACCTAACTTTCATTTGATCCGCAATGATCGTACCGGAAAAGGTGGTGGGGGTGTTGCCATTTACCTACGTAGCCATATTCCATTTACAATTCTGAATTTGTCTCCCCCCCAGTACTCTGAGTCTTCTGAGCACATTTTTATTGAAGTGCTATTTGGGCGTTTAAAACTTTTACTAGGCGTATTCTATAGTCCATCACtctctataaattattttgataactttGAAAATCTCCTCGAACAATATGTTGCTACTGTTGATCACACCATCATTATGGGTGACTTTAATACTTGTTTAATTAAGGATGACTCTCGAGCAAAGCGACTCCTTAGCATAATAAATAGCGCTAATCTACATTTACTTCCATCTCAGGCTACTCACTTTTTTCCTAATTGCTCTCCATCTAAATTAGATTTAATGATTACCTCTTCCACTGAACACGTTGCCACTCACGGGCAGTTCTCAGCAGAGGCGTTTTCATATCATGACCTAATATATTTATCGTACAGAATTCGGCctccaaaaaataaaccttCTATTGTTATGCGGCGtagttttaagaattttaataacGACTGTTTCATGTCTGATTTGTGCAACGTTGATTGGGATTCCATCCTTAGCGCTGTGACAGTCGATAACAAGATCTCAATTTTCAATTCTATCTTAACTATACTTTTTGACAAGCACGCTCCGCTCCGTCCAATTAAATTGAAGCATCTCCCTGCTCCATGGTTGACGGAAGATATCCGAGCACTAATGGCGATGCGAAATGCCGCCAAGTCAAAGTACAAACGTAATCCTACATACtgtaatctaaataaatataaacacctgCGTAACCGctgcaataaaatttgtagaAATGCGCAGCGGAGCTATATTTACTCCTCTATTGAGAATAGTAGCGGGTCTGGGGTCTGGAGCGCTACAGTGCTCCCTGTAATTTGGATATAGACGCCCTAAATCGTCATTTTACTTCGGTGTCGCCTTTGGATCTCCAGGTTAAATGCAGCACTTTATTTCGTATCAACTCTCTATCTCCTTTAAACTGTCCCTCATTTGGGTTTCAACCTGTTACTGCGGCTGAGGTCAAAAAGCACATTCTGGCCATTAAGTCTAATGCTTCCGGGTGTGATGGAATTAACCGTAAAATGATTATGCTGAGTCTAGATACTGTAGTGCCTGTACTTACACATATTTTCAACTTCTCCTTGTTTTCTGGCGAGTTTCCTATAGTTTGGCGTAAAGCTCACGTTATTCCCTTGCCTAAGTCTAAAAATCCTGTTTCTTTCTCTCAATATCGCCCTATCTCTATACTTCCCTTTTTATCAAAGGTCTTGGAACGTATTGTACATGACCAGCTTAATTCTTACCTGGTAAGCAACAGTATCCTAAGCCCGTACCAGTCTGGCTTTAGGCGCTGCCACAGCACTGTTACCGCTCTTGTAAAAGTTTGCGACGATATTCGGGCTAACATGGACAATCAACTTGTCACAGTTCTTGCTCTATTAGATTTCAGTAACGCTTTTAACACTGTGGATTTTGATATCCTTCTTGCTATCATGAAATCACTTAACATTTCTCGGGGTGCTATTGAATGGTTCCGTAGCTATTTGTTTGGGCGTCAGCAGTGTGTGCATAGTGACAATAAATTCTCCACTCTTTCCTCACTTACTGCTGGTGTTCCACAAGGCGGCGTACTTTCTCCTCTGCtctttgccatttttataaactctgTTTCTAAGCTCCTCACTTCTAGCTTTCATCTTTATGCTGATGATTTGCAAGTTTATGTCGCTGCCCCTGCTCTCAATGTTTCTGAAGCAATCTTTCAGTTAAATAATGACCTGCGCAGTATCTACACATGGAGCAATTCACATGGACTTTGCGTAAATCCGCATAAGTCTCAGGTTATTATTATAGGCAGCCGTCAGCAGTTAGCTAAGGTGAATTTCTGTACCTTGCCCTCTGTCCAGTTTAACAACACAAATTTGATTCCGAgtacttttgtaaaaaatcttgGCCTCGTCATAGACAATAATCTGTCGTGGTCCCCACAGGTAGCTGAGGTGAGTCGAAAAATCTTTGCTTCGATTGGGTACTTAAATCGTTGGAAAaatttccttcctattaaaactaaaatttctcttgcccaatctcttcttcttcctatACTGGATTATGCAGACTCATGCTATCCTGACCTTACCGAAGAACTTCTTAATAAGCTCGAGCGCCTTCAAAATTTATGCATCCGGTTTGTGTttggactgcgtaaatttgaTCACATATCGGAGTACCGAGCTAGACTAAAATG
Coding sequences:
- the LOC120633983 gene encoding uncharacterized protein LOC120633983, with the translated sequence MESIQQTVTELGEHFNQRMAEFQRSLQSSIPATSPSSNVNAQFAAFRSFILSSLEALQAQVQLLSRQHDDMEMRCRRKILLVHGVPESKNERVEAAITKILSEHLTTVSIDETCISRCHRLGSPRSDKARAILIKFRDLSIRNKVWFGKTCFKNTGVTLSEFLTKERHDVFMAARQRLGIAKCWTKDGRIVAIGSDGARKHILTMAELNIFAPESEDPAPALKAVASTSSASTGPKMVKVNRQRKIAKR